AGTTTAACCGAATTTAATTTAGGAAGAGGGTCAATAATCGTGTTTCGAATCTTATATAAACTTTTAATGATATGTATAacgattaaatatatatatatatatatatatatatgtgtgtgtgtgtgtgtgtgtgtttgtgtgtatttatatatataatagtaatCGTtggtaatatatgtattttataataattaatagtgACAAGAGTCAGAAGGACCAAAAGCACTTTTGCGTGATATGTTGTCGAACTGTAAACCGCTAATTACAACATCGAACGtctatgtgtataatataatatattatgtatcatataatataacaagtttttgttttaattaaattgcaATTGTATATTAATATCACCCTGATAACGCGtatatgcataataataatatccatACGTAAGTACGTATAGCGAATCTACCCTCTACTAAACAACAGCTTAAACCtaagattattaaaattattaatccgatgaaaaaaatcatccaacGATCTTCTCTTTCGAcccataatttttcattcaatctgTCGCTTTCGCTCCATAATATGTTTATACCTACATCTTATATGTTCTACGCTGTTACGTATGCTTTTTatatcgtatgtatatattgcatggtatatatatatatatatatatatatatatatatatatatatatattgtatatatatatatatatagtatcaGGTATCAATATAGGATCGAAGAAGCGTAATATTTACTTCGAATTAATTAAACACACTTAGTCGATGCGGATTTTCTAATTAGGTGTGCAACAGCTATTATTCAATTGCAGCGAGTTCTCACATTTATAAGCCATCTGTTTTTGCCtaattttctgcttttcaTATTTACGATCAATTCATCCTACGATTATACTTACGGGACTGAGGTGTAATGAACGAAGTGTCGTGTAATTGATCCCCTGCAGTGTTCGAGGTGTTGCAGGTTGGACAAGAGTGGCATGTGAGGATCGACACCTGTCTTCAAACCGCGAaaagaaccaaaaaaaaaaaaaaaacccatcaaaatgcattaattaattgtgtatatgtatagatagagAGATAAGTTAATATATAATTGGCGTGAGTACTtggaaggagaaaaataaaatggcgaACAACGTTTGATCTCTCTTATCATCCACCGATCAATTAATCTGTATCCTAAATActctgaaaatgattgaaacgaCTCAGAaagcataattttttacctacAATTTGGTACATATGCAGGGTGTGGGtgtaaatttgatgaaatattgatGAAGGAgtagtttttctctttcttcaaaTACGAATTTGGCATGTGGATGTATTAAATGTTCATTGTATAAACGTGGATGCAATGTAAGAGTATAaccgtatttttcttttcaatttattattatcgtttaaGTTCATCTTCGTCAACACGTTTCACAAAGTTAGTCTGAAAAGGTTTTAACAAGTTTCTTTCGGCTAACATATAATAGCAAATCGAGTACAAGACATTTCTCGAGAAATGCGTACCATATATGTAACTTGTCTAACTGACATAtctactgaaattttttttaaatacaaatcATTTTTAGGGTATTTCAaccactttttttcattttttttgcttttttgttttatttgtttatcgtgtaggtaggtatgtatgttgTATAGGTAAGTATATATAAGGACCATTCCACCAATTATCAACGAATGATCTGGACGTGAAACAATTGATtactctgaaaatttattctctttaaGCATGTACGAAGATTGGAAACTTCACCAAGTTTTAACCttataggattttttttttttttttttttttttttatacattaattAAACCTCAGTCAGGTCAAAATGATGGACTTTGATGTGGCATTTCTGGCGAACGGTAAGTCCTAGAATGTTAAAACTTGGTGAAGTTTTCAATCTTAGTACACgctagaagagaaaaaattttcaaaaaaatcaattttttcacgtctAGATTATTCGTTATTAATAATTGGTGGATTGGCTCATAAGTTTGTTTGAAGGTGAGACTTATAGACGGTATTACATAAAGATTTAAGCTTTAGGATTGTATAACAATGTTATAAGATTAGGGAAAGACTAGATTTAGGCGATATTAACTGGCTCTCCtataattataggtataatgcatattgtatatactTACATCTTGACTGTTTTAAACTAGATAATGAACTTATGCAATTACATGCGTAATTATGAGTTAGATATAATAAGACTATCTTGCCTATTACAGGTATAACGGaaaactcgaatttttttttttcttcttcttcttctttgcctTGCATTACAAAATAGTGGTCGTTTCTCCATTTACTTTCTCCcgtgtattaaaaattaataattataataatatgatctATATCAACAGAGCTCGCTTTCGCAATATTTCcccttttttctattcttgttTAATCCTTTtactgaatttaattttatctttgtttttttttccgtttctttttttttaattttttttgcgtcaATCGACCTGACAATCTTCTCCTTATCCTTTACCTTGCTTTCTCTATAATATGTTACATGATACATAATCAATGAATTCGTTTGTTTTAAACTCACGCGCTTACagcttatttttctttttttttttctctctatttttatcatcaacAGTTTTACACCATGATAATATCATCGATCGTAATCACAATcatatttcataataatagTCACGACGTTTATACATCCAAGTAATTAAATCATTGAACTCGGGGGAagtgaaacctggaattgtccaACCGCAATTAAAAACTTACTTAACTGTGTACTTTCAATAAGTATACAGAagtaaattttgtatttcataTAACGAACGACTTGATTGAATTTTACAttgaattttagaaattgGAATGAGAGGAACTGCAAGCGAACAAAATCCGGTTTACcttagtaataacaataatgataataatgataacaatataACAGTAACATTcataatgacgatgagaattcaGTAGTGATAatattaagtatatatatatatttgtagttatgtatatattgccGCAATTATTTATGCTATCATCTGTCCCGATACACTTTTATAGTATGTATAATCAGCAAATTACATATCTTTTGGAGAATCGTAGTAACCCTTTGAACCTTTGAAAATACTCGCAAGATTCTACATTTGAGCAGTTAAATCGGTCTATACAAACGATctgtgtacgtataatacttgataattataatagtaACTTAAATAAATAGGAATGAATACACCAGGCTGTATAGGTAAACCTTTTTTGCAGCAAGAATGAagcagaaaataaattgattctCACGATGCTCATCGTAGATTCTTTTCGCATTAACGCAAATATAATTCACGGGTAATTGTTCCGATGATGTTAGAGGTGAGTATATAGCAACAATTTCCGAAAGAATCAGCCGATAGGATATTCTGTAATAgtattaacaataatattaataatcacGAAATATCTCCAGCAGTGTTGTATTATCATTTCATACTTTAATATATCGTTTTTCATACTTCCTTCGACTCCTCCCTTCTTCTTCAACAATATTCTACGCAAAATAAAGGGACACTCTCTAGTCGTCCCAAGTTGGGAAGGCCTGCTCCGATACGAAAAGGACGTTCGCCTCTCCGGCGGTTCCTTGCGGATTCGTTTTCGCAACGTGACTCGGTGTTCCGCCAAAATTCGTGCTGCCGAATACCGGCTGGCCAAAAGCGTCGAGCTGTTGACCCTCGTAGAATCCACCCTCCGTTCCCTGGCTGCTGTTGAAGGTAAAGCTCGAAGCTTTTTGTTGCTCGGTTACCTTTAGCTCTATGTTTCCGCCGACGGAATCTCCGCTTTCCGCCGCGTGTTCACCGCGTTCCTGCTCCTCGAGGGTGCTGTGCTTTATACCGTAGTAAAAGTACATCGCGAAACCTGTGGGAATCGAATTCAAGGGGAGGAATTTGGTATTAGCGAAATTCGTTTAGTACCACTGATGTGGAACGCAGGGAAGGGGGTGAagttcagaatttgaaaagctcCGAAGGCGCCgagtttcgaattatttgatggCGAAACTTGGggtgaagaaatcaaactttacgactcaaagttccgaaatgtTAAGTTTCGATTGagcaaaattttggaaattaaaaatactcgaacttttcaaattcgcccgaaatttcgaatttcaaccccgcctCGAAACACCGCCCGTTTAACTCACCGATTATCATCCAAATCGTAAATCTGACCAGTGTCAGGATGCTTAGCTTGAATATTAGGTACATGTTCACCGTCACTGCGATCGCCGGCACAAAAGGAAGACCCGGAGTCATGAACATCAGGGTATTCCTGGAAATAACGACTTTTGCGTGAAATCGGTTTGCAGAATTTCTTACAAAATTACAAcagttgtacaaaaatttacgggtttcatgtttttttcatttcacttccATTTCTGCGCTGCTCCGGTAGGTTCAACTGTCTTATAGATCGACGATTGAGTGTGAGAAAgattatttatgaataaaaagaaattaagaaGTCAATCGTAATTAATTGTAACGTTTGACTAAGTAAGTACATTGAAGTtacattgtttttgtttttttgttttctagaCAGCAGGATTTGACTTTGCATTAaggtgatttttgttttttgtttctgacCAATCACAAATTAGTTGCAAGATCTACCGAAGCAGTCAATCCCACCGTATCTTCACGGCGATTTTGCGCATTGTTTATCcgattttatataattaactAAAAATACCAGGAATTACCTATTTTGAGGTTTTCTGCTGATGGCCAGTAGGACTCCGATTATTGCAAATAGGAAGAGGAAGGTCAACAGCGTTGTGAAAGTGCCCATATTACCTGCGGAgaagtgatttgaaaatgataataaaatcgtGTCAACACTCCTGTCGTACACCGATTAATTATTCTAGAAacaatttcatcgtcaataaACTTACAGTTGCTAAGTAATTTTATTAAACGCGTAGCTATCGTTACAGCAACGTTTCAAATATTGTTCGTATTACAAGTAAACGCGATAAAAGCGACTAGATATACACGATATAGTTATTTAAAAAGATGAGCGTTTCAAATGACCGCACAGTAGTTAAATCGCAACTTATTTATACGCGAAATATACAAACGTAAATAGCTGTAGTTACGGATCTGTAATAACCGCGATATGACGATTCAATGAATATCGCACCCTCGTTAGCGAGGAGCTGCTTATTGCTTTGAATTAGTAAAGCTCACCCATTCCGCAGACGATGATCAAGTCGAATATCAGAATTAATATATACAGCACACCGACCATCTTCATAACGTAACGACCGGAGGCCTCAGTCGCTGGTCCTCTGTCGACCCAAGGGAATATCGCTGGACAGAGGTACTGCGCCGCCTGagggatagagagagagacagagagagagagagtttaaTTAGCTTAATTATACGAAGCCTCCGTCAACTCGGCTCTAATTGCGACACTCCGTATTTTGAAGTAAAACACAGCTCAAGAGAAAACTGCGTGTTGCtacatttgaaattcaatgccCCGGTGCGACTCCTTTTTTCCACTTGGTTGTACATACAGGTCTGTCCATAATTTTAGGAAGGTCCTTAAGGAgggtatttttgaatttcaaacagttcACCCACCAAATTGCTACCCAgtaattcaaatattattccctaattttttcaaatttgtatcTCAGCTCTAACTCGTGCTCGTAAGAGGGTGAATTTCCCTATTTAACCCCCAATTCAAAAAGTCACTCGAATTTGGCGAAAATTGgtaatcgattttcgaatttcaaattttaaaatcgtGGATCTAATGTGGCAACGCCAAgtaacttttgaaattttggtcCGTCATATTGAATTCgcagttttgaaatttgtaatttagaGTTCAGATTCGTCATTAGCAACCCAAGGAACCCCCTTCTGTCAAATTTTACCGAAATCCATTCGTTAGGATTAATCTACCCCTGAAAGGGTTAAGTgataaaaatgtgaagaaaataGGGAATTATTTTGGAATTATTTGGAGCCGATTAGGGAGGTGAGCTAgtctaaattcaaaaattacctTTTTGAGGACCACCCTAGTGCACATAATGTGTATATGCACCAGGTACCTAGATATTATGCGCATACCTAACAGATGACTTCGAAGGCTACTTGACTTTCCGAATCTTTACGAGTCTCACGCACCGCTTATCCACCCAATTTTTGCCGCACCTTAATCGATGAGATACGCAACCACGTGGTTgtgtcgtatatatatattatatacatatatgtatatattcacgTATACGATAATCATTCGTTATTCATAAATTCATGTATTCACAAATGCAGGGTATAATAATACGTTAGCCTACGTATACgaattggtaaaaattgtcgaaaagtTATTATTACAACGAATGGAGGTAGCGAAATTATTCGCAAAAATCGGAGGCCGCAATTTTCGAAGCGAAAACTCTCAACGTCCGTGTATAAAATACCAGACTctgtaatttcaaattgagAACCGAAGCACGCGAATACCTGGAGACGACGCTGAAGGTAGCTCAAGGGCGGTCCAATGATCGGCGTGTTTCCGGGGTACTGATGACTGCTTCCGCAACTGGATCCGGCAGCAGCGGCGTGAACACTGCCGTAGAATTTATTCTCCGTACGATCGCTGACCAGATACTGATCGTCCTTTCCCAGTCCTACGTCGTCCTCCTCGCCCCCGTAGGTGTCGTCGGAGTCTGGCGAGGAGCTGTTGCACCTCCTGGTGATCCTCCGTACCTGCGGTAAAACGCCGATCAAAGATCGCGTACATATTATCGAAGGGCAATCCGTTACCATAACACGCTGGTTGTTCCCGGGAGCGGCTTCCGCCGGTGGACCGGAAATTGGGTTCAGCGCTGTCGTCGGCTGATCGGGCCTGAGGTCCTTGCCGTAGGCCACCTGGCCATTCGGCTGGGCTTCCTTCGTCGGCGATCTGCCAGGCGTTCGAAGACTCTGGGGAAGCAGCTCGACGAGGTTCGTAGAGTGCGGCTGGTACCTCAGGATCAGGACGCAGGTCGATACCAACGTGTAGGCGAGAAGGGTGCCTGGAAAGGGTGCGAGGTTCAGGTTCCATTTCGTTCTACTTCGTCGCTTTCTTGGAAAATTGTCTCAAAGCAACACTCACCTATCGACATCATCTCTACGAGGACCTCGAGTTTTATCAGCAACGCGGCGAAGGCTGCGCAGATACCGGAAACGAAGGTCGCCAGAGCCGGAGTCCCGGTCGTGGGCCAGACTTGACTCAGTGTCCTGGAAAACAGCCGGTTCCGGCATAGGGTGAATAGGGTGAATGCCAGCGAATGAAGAATCGTGTTCGTGGCCATCGCTAATATCATTTGTCCTGACAACATCGAATAAACTTCGACTGCTcgaatagataaataaactGAATTGCATAGGCTGGCTTATCTGCAGTACGTTAAATGCCGATTCTCTGAATCGTATGTAGTTGCACCCTTATACACGCAGGTTGACTCACCGGAAAATCAGACCATCCTGGGCCATCGAGTAGACGATCCTTGGCATGGGAAACATGCTGCCGAACATCGAGACGGTCAGTCCTGCCAAAGCACCGACGGCGACGATGTACTTACACTTGTAGGCGCCCACCTTACCGAACATCTCGACCAATGCAGAGTCCTGGTCTACCTGGTCGTACGGAACTGTAAAGCGGAAAGTCTCGTCTGAGCTTTGTGCTCGAGAGTTTACGACCCATCACGTCTCGGTGTTTCGCCGATGATACTACTTTCGCACACTATCGCGGAGATGCGGAGACGACGAAATAAGAATTGCACGACTCTGCAACTTTTCACGTTGCGTTACGAAGGGTCGTATGTCAGCGCGCTTACGACCACATTCCATTACATACTGCACGCGATGTGCTTTTGTCAAAATATGTTCTACAAGTTCAGCAATTCTGCAAATCGTAAAACTCACGTACTTCTAACGGATATTTTTAGCTTCAAAGACTTTTTATACTAGGTTAGAAGCGTTCCGTCAATACGGCAATAGTTTGGATGATCAATTTTCGCTATACGTTTGACAGTTATCTGGCGGATTCACCCCTTTTCTGAGATTATATTGTAGCTCTTAACACAAAGAATGTTTACTGCCTCTCTACGTGAGGCCCACCCACGTTGCAGAATAGATAATAGTATCAGCCTGTCACAGCGACTGTTGAACATATTAGACACGGCAAACGTGTAAAACGACCCCCTTTCAAATTGAGGGACGAGCTCAGGGAAATCGCGCACGTGTCTGATATACCGTCATCGTAATATTCTAAACAGCTTCCATTCCGATGGTTTGGCACGTTGCTGTAGAGTGTGATGAAACAATGTTGGCACAAGCAACCACCTGCCCGTTAAAGTTGCGGTTCACCCCGGAGATTCCGAGGTTCAACCTGGTGAGTATTTATGATAAACTTTGAAGCGATACAACGCGCGAAATTCACAACTAAATGCCATACAAGTAATAATACGCTTCACGGGTGCTTCTGTGCTTATAGTGTAAAATGCATTTGCAAACATGGTGAAAATTGGATGGCAAGAAAATTACCAATCAACGTCAGAACCATGCTGCTGGTCACGTACGCGATCAGGATAATGACCAGTGACGAGACGATGGCGAGGGGGATGCTTCTCTTTGGATTCGTCGCTTCTTCCCCCGTCGTTGCTATGATGTCGAATCCTATAAACGCGTAGAAGCACGTAGCGGCGCCGGTAAAAACCTG
The genomic region above belongs to Diprion similis isolate iyDipSimi1 chromosome 8, iyDipSimi1.1, whole genome shotgun sequence and contains:
- the LOC124409006 gene encoding probable cationic amino acid transporter — encoded protein: MKLEMMNREQGLQLFGKLIRTKNIEGLQGDHGKPGPEPAEPPDSKQKLQKCLTTLDLTSLGVGSCVGTGMYLVAGMVARSVAGPGVVISFIIAAIASIFSGACYAEFGVRVPHTSGSAYVYSYVTVGELIAFIIGWNMILEYLIGTSACACALSACLNALANGAVSGAITGSVGTMFGRPPDFLAFVITVLMMILLAAGVKKSLVFNNVLNAVNLAVWVFVMAAGMFYVDTSNWSEHQGFLPYGWSGVFTGAATCFYAFIGFDIIATTGEEATNPKRSIPLAIVSSLVIILIAYVTSSMVLTLIVPYDQVDQDSALVEMFGKVGAYKCKYIVAVGALAGLTVSMFGSMFPMPRIVYSMAQDGLIFRTLSQVWPTTGTPALATFVSGICAAFAALLIKLEVLVEMMSIGTLLAYTLVSTCVLILRYQPHSTNLVELLPQSLRTPGRSPTKEAQPNGQVAYGKDLRPDQPTTALNPISGPPAEAAPGNNQRVMVRRITRRCNSSSPDSDDTYGGEEDDVGLGKDDQYLVSDRTENKFYGSVHAAAAGSSCGSSHQYPGNTPIIGPPLSYLQRRLQAAQYLCPAIFPWVDRGPATEASGRYVMKMVGVLYILILIFDLIIVCGMGNMGTFTTLLTFLFLFAIIGVLLAISRKPQNRNTLMFMTPGLPFVPAIAVTVNMYLIFKLSILTLVRFTIWMIIGFAMYFYYGIKHSTLEEQERGEHAAESGDSVGGNIELKVTEQQKASSFTFNSSQGTEGGFYEGQQLDAFGQPVFGSTNFGGTPSHVAKTNPQGTAGEANVLFVSEQAFPTWDD